One part of the Bicyclus anynana chromosome 8, ilBicAnyn1.1, whole genome shotgun sequence genome encodes these proteins:
- the LOC112050729 gene encoding two pore calcium channel protein 1-like isoform X4, giving the protein MASLRSPPSPTDGYKRFSDDFANASINNYGSNVSNSRAAAAAEAGAGAGGGEGSLELGSRSSLHAGLPMTEDEHWEMNYHEAAIYLEEGLNNEKFDSHPSSPEELPAYLRVHNPWYHGLDLLASLVLILLAFSEEPAVPALKLPVWAHGGMELLALGVVGVELHLKLKWIGWGTILRHKRTMLKGITLLVMVLEAVVVLCRQAPHVRASRALRPIFLVDTRHCGGVRRFIRQILQSLPPILDMLGLLMFFVATYSLLGYYLFSEHVDNGHFRTLSDSFVSMFVLLTTANFPDVMMPSYAKSKWYAVFFILYIITVLYVLMNLMLAVVYETFTRIERDKCRALLLHRRGAARRAFRLLVSRRAPRAVRLRHFAGLLRHAAPSARALDALLTFRLLNRSGSGGLSRAEFAALYDALALRWAPQAARAPWYAAGALEPLGRAAAAAVAWPHFERLACALLAANGAAMALRACQAAGDARAGARLLGAAWDAWLFAALALLEAGVRALAAGAERYLASGWNVFDLGASLLALLGAALLSLAPELAAAAALRPLRLLRLYKLKKRYRDVFGTLVLLSPLMSSAGCVMLVLYYFFAIVGMELFAGAELRDCCANTSVEEFYKSSRNGSAAPGYYYLNNFENLLTSGVTLFELTVVNNWFVLMNAYAAVVGQLSRIYFMVFYLFTMVVLTIVVASVLEAFRFRIQYKRSTSKRDEEKLLHEEVHTSWEEAQRLGAAGALADELRAQLPPGRTVSFVGTRPRTKEVLQRRMYHADILKWLAEDDDSEEAPPAGAGDAPPEPAAPPEPEAQQLRGGGQL; this is encoded by the exons ATAGCagagcggcggcggcggcggaggcgggcgcgggcgcgggcggcggcgaggGCTCGCTGGAGCTGGGCAGCCGCTCGTCGCTGCACGCCGGCCTGCCCATGACCGAGGACGAGCACTGGGAGATGAACTACCACGAGGCCGCCATCTACCTGGAG GAGGGGCTCAACAACGAGAAGTTCGACTCGCACCCGTCGAGCCCGGAGGAGCTGCCGGCCTACCTGCGCGTGCACAACCCCTGGTACCACGGCCTGGACCTGCTGGCCTCGCTCGTGCTCATCCTGCTGGCCTTCAGCGAGGAGCCCGCCGTGCCCGCCCTCAAG CTGCCCGTGTGGGCGCACGGCGGCATGGAGCTGCTGGCGCTGGGCGTGGTGGGCGTGGAGCTGCACCTCAAGCTCAAGTGGATCGGCTGGGGCACCATCCTCAGGCACAAGCGCACCATGCTCAAG GGGATCACCCTCCTGGTCATGGTTCTAGAGGCCGTGGTGGTGCTGTGCCGCCAGGCGCCGCACGTGCGCGCGTCGCGGGCGCTGCGCCCCATCTTCCTGGTGGACACGCGCCACTGCGGCGGCGTGCGGCGCTTCATCCGCCAGATCCTGCAGTCGCTGCCGCCCATCCTCGACATGCTGG GTCTACTGATGTTCTTTGTGGCGACTTACTCGCTACTGGGCTACTACCTGTTCTCCGAGCACGTGGACAACGGCCACTTCCGGACCCTCAGCGACTCCTTCGTCAGCATGTTCGTGCTGCTCACCACGGCCAA cttCCCGGACGTGATGATGCCGTCGTACGCCAAGTCCAAGTGGTACGCCGTGTTCTTCATCCTGTACATCATCACCGTGCTGTACGTGCTCATGAACCTCATGCTGGCCGTGGTGTACGAGACCTTCACGCGCATCGAGCGCGACAAGTGCCGCGCGCTGCTGCTGCACCGGCGCGGCGCCGCGCGGCGCGCCTTCCGCCTGCTGGTgtcgcgccgcgcgccgcgcgccgTGCGCCTGCGCCACTTCGCCGGCCTGCTGCGGCACGCGGCGCCGAGCGCGCGCGCGCTCGACGCGCTGCTCACCTTCCGCCTGCTCAACCGCAGCGGCTCCGGCGGCCTGTCGCGCGCCGAGTTCGCGGCGCTGTACGACGCGCTGGCGCTGCGCTGGGCGCCGCAGGCCGCGCGCGCGCCGTGGTACGCGGCCGGCGCGCTGGAGCCGCTgggccgcgccgccgccgccgccgtggCGTGGCCGCACTTCGAGCGGCTGGCGTGCGCGCTGCTGGCGGCCAACGGCGCCGCCATGGCGCTGCGCGCGTGCCAGGCGGCGGGCGACGCGCGGGCCGGCGCGCGCCTGCTGGGCGCCGCGTGGGACGCGTGGCTGTTCGCGGCGCTGGCGCTGCTGGAGGCGGGCGTGCGCGCGCTGGCCGCGGGCGCCGAGCGCTACCTGGCCAGCGGCTGGAACGTGTTCGACCTGGGCGCCTCGCTGCTGGCGCTGCTGGGCGCCGCGCTGCTGTCGCTGGCGCCGgagctggcggcggcggcggcgctgcgCCCGCTGCGGCTGCTGCGCCTGTACAAGCTCAAGAAGCGCTACCGCGACGTGTTCGGCACGCTGGTGCTGCTGTCGCCGCTCATGTCGTCGGCGGGCTGCGTGATGCTGGTGCTGTACTACTTCTTCGCCATCGTGGGCATGGAGCTGTTCGCGGGCGCCGAGCTGCGCGACTGCTGCGC GAACACGTCGGTGGAGGAGTTCTACAAGTCCTCGCGCAACGGCTCGGCGGCGCCGGGCTACTACTACCTCAACAACTTCGAGAACCTGCTGACGAGCGGCGTGACGCTGTTCGAGCTGACGGTGGTCAACAACTGGTTCGTGCTCATGAACGCCTACGCCGCCGTAGTGGGGCAGCTGAGCCGCATCTACTTCATGGTGTTCTACCTGTTCACCATGGTGGTGCTCACCATCGTGGTGGCCAGCGTGCTGGAGGCCTTCCGCTTCCGCATCCAGTACAAGCGCAGCACGAGCAAGCGCGACG AGGAGAAGCTGCTGCACGAGGAGGTGCACACGAGCTGGGAGGAGGCGCAGCGGctgggcgcggcgggcgcgctgGCGGACGAGCTGCGCGCGCAGCTGCCGCCCGGCCGCACCGTGTCGTTCGTGGGCACGCGCCCGCGCACCAAGGAGGTGCTGCAGCGCCGCATGTACCACGCCGACATACTCAAGTGGCTGGCCGAGGACGACGACAGCGAGG
- the LOC112050729 gene encoding two pore channel protein 1-like isoform X6 — protein sequence MASLRSPPSPTDGYKRFSDDFANASINNYGSNVSNSRAAAAAEAGAGAGGGEGSLELGSRSSLHAGLPMTEDEHWEMNYHEAAIYLESLAGGAQQREVRLAPVEPGGAAGLPARAQPLVPRPGPAGLARAHPAGLQRGARRARPQAARVGARRHGAAGAGRGGRGAAPQAQVDRLGHHPQAQAHHAQGLLMFFVATYSLLGYYLFSEHVDNGHFRTLSDSFVSMFVLLTTANFPDVMMPSYAKSKWYAVFFILYIITVLYVLMNLMLAVVYETFTRIERDKCRALLLHRRGAARRAFRLLVSRRAPRAVRLRHFAGLLRHAAPSARALDALLTFRLLNRSGSGGLSRAEFAALYDALALRWAPQAARAPWYAAGALEPLGRAAAAAVAWPHFERLACALLAANGAAMALRACQAAGDARAGARLLGAAWDAWLFAALALLEAGVRALAAGAERYLASGWNVFDLGASLLALLGAALLSLAPELAAAAALRPLRLLRLYKLKKRYRDVFGTLVLLSPLMSSAGCVMLVLYYFFAIVGMELFAGAELRDCCANTSVEEFYKSSRNGSAAPGYYYLNNFENLLTSGVTLFELTVVNNWFVLMNAYAAVVGQLSRIYFMVFYLFTMVVLTIVVASVLEAFRFRIQYKRSTSKRDEEKLLHEEVHTSWEEAQRLGAAGALADELRAQLPPGRTVSFVGTRPRTKEVLQRRMYHADILKWLAEDDDSEEAPPAGAGDAPPEPAAPPEPEAQQLRGGGQL from the exons ATAGCagagcggcggcggcggcggaggcgggcgcgggcgcgggcggcggcgaggGCTCGCTGGAGCTGGGCAGCCGCTCGTCGCTGCACGCCGGCCTGCCCATGACCGAGGACGAGCACTGGGAGATGAACTACCACGAGGCCGCCATCTACCTGGAG TCGCTTGCAGGAGGGGCTCAACAACGAGAAGTTCGACTCGCACCCGTCGAGCCCGGAGGAGCTGCCGGCCTACCTGCGCGTGCACAACCCCTGGTACCACGGCCTGGACCTGCTGGCCTCGCTCGTGCTCATCCTGCTGGCCTTCAGCGAGGAGCCCGCCGTGCCCGCCCTCAAG CTGCCCGTGTGGGCGCACGGCGGCATGGAGCTGCTGGCGCTGGGCGTGGTGGGCGTGGAGCTGCACCTCAAGCTCAAGTGGATCGGCTGGGGCACCATCCTCAGGCACAAGCGCACCATGCTCAAG GTCTACTGATGTTCTTTGTGGCGACTTACTCGCTACTGGGCTACTACCTGTTCTCCGAGCACGTGGACAACGGCCACTTCCGGACCCTCAGCGACTCCTTCGTCAGCATGTTCGTGCTGCTCACCACGGCCAA cttCCCGGACGTGATGATGCCGTCGTACGCCAAGTCCAAGTGGTACGCCGTGTTCTTCATCCTGTACATCATCACCGTGCTGTACGTGCTCATGAACCTCATGCTGGCCGTGGTGTACGAGACCTTCACGCGCATCGAGCGCGACAAGTGCCGCGCGCTGCTGCTGCACCGGCGCGGCGCCGCGCGGCGCGCCTTCCGCCTGCTGGTgtcgcgccgcgcgccgcgcgccgTGCGCCTGCGCCACTTCGCCGGCCTGCTGCGGCACGCGGCGCCGAGCGCGCGCGCGCTCGACGCGCTGCTCACCTTCCGCCTGCTCAACCGCAGCGGCTCCGGCGGCCTGTCGCGCGCCGAGTTCGCGGCGCTGTACGACGCGCTGGCGCTGCGCTGGGCGCCGCAGGCCGCGCGCGCGCCGTGGTACGCGGCCGGCGCGCTGGAGCCGCTgggccgcgccgccgccgccgccgtggCGTGGCCGCACTTCGAGCGGCTGGCGTGCGCGCTGCTGGCGGCCAACGGCGCCGCCATGGCGCTGCGCGCGTGCCAGGCGGCGGGCGACGCGCGGGCCGGCGCGCGCCTGCTGGGCGCCGCGTGGGACGCGTGGCTGTTCGCGGCGCTGGCGCTGCTGGAGGCGGGCGTGCGCGCGCTGGCCGCGGGCGCCGAGCGCTACCTGGCCAGCGGCTGGAACGTGTTCGACCTGGGCGCCTCGCTGCTGGCGCTGCTGGGCGCCGCGCTGCTGTCGCTGGCGCCGgagctggcggcggcggcggcgctgcgCCCGCTGCGGCTGCTGCGCCTGTACAAGCTCAAGAAGCGCTACCGCGACGTGTTCGGCACGCTGGTGCTGCTGTCGCCGCTCATGTCGTCGGCGGGCTGCGTGATGCTGGTGCTGTACTACTTCTTCGCCATCGTGGGCATGGAGCTGTTCGCGGGCGCCGAGCTGCGCGACTGCTGCGC GAACACGTCGGTGGAGGAGTTCTACAAGTCCTCGCGCAACGGCTCGGCGGCGCCGGGCTACTACTACCTCAACAACTTCGAGAACCTGCTGACGAGCGGCGTGACGCTGTTCGAGCTGACGGTGGTCAACAACTGGTTCGTGCTCATGAACGCCTACGCCGCCGTAGTGGGGCAGCTGAGCCGCATCTACTTCATGGTGTTCTACCTGTTCACCATGGTGGTGCTCACCATCGTGGTGGCCAGCGTGCTGGAGGCCTTCCGCTTCCGCATCCAGTACAAGCGCAGCACGAGCAAGCGCGACG AGGAGAAGCTGCTGCACGAGGAGGTGCACACGAGCTGGGAGGAGGCGCAGCGGctgggcgcggcgggcgcgctgGCGGACGAGCTGCGCGCGCAGCTGCCGCCCGGCCGCACCGTGTCGTTCGTGGGCACGCGCCCGCGCACCAAGGAGGTGCTGCAGCGCCGCATGTACCACGCCGACATACTCAAGTGGCTGGCCGAGGACGACGACAGCGAGG
- the LOC112050729 gene encoding two pore calcium channel protein 1-like isoform X5, with protein sequence MASLRSPPSPTDGYKRFSDDFANASINNYGSNVSNSRAAAAAEAGAGAGGGEGSLELGSRSSLHAGLPMTEDEHWEMNYHEAAIYLEEGLNNEKFDSHPSSPEELPAYLRVHNPWYHGLDLLASLVLILLAFSEEPAVPALKGITLLVMVLEAVVVLCRQAPHVRASRALRPIFLVDTRHCGGVRRFIRQILQSLPPILDMLGLLMFFVATYSLLGYYLFSEHVDNGHFRTLSDSFVSMFVLLTTANFPDVMMPSYAKSKWYAVFFILYIITVLYVLMNLMLAVVYETFTRIERDKCRALLLHRRGAARRAFRLLVSRRAPRAVRLRHFAGLLRHAAPSARALDALLTFRLLNRSGSGGLSRAEFAALYDALALRWAPQAARAPWYAAGALEPLGRAAAAAVAWPHFERLACALLAANGAAMALRACQAAGDARAGARLLGAAWDAWLFAALALLEAGVRALAAGAERYLASGWNVFDLGASLLALLGAALLSLAPELAAAAALRPLRLLRLYKLKKRYRDVFGTLVLLSPLMSSAGCVMLVLYYFFAIVGMELFAGAELRDCCANTSVEEFYKSSRNGSAAPGYYYLNNFENLLTSGVTLFELTVVNNWFVLMNAYAAVVGQLSRIYFMVFYLFTMVVLTIVVASVLEAFRFRIQYKRSTSKRDEEKLLHEEVHTSWEEAQRLGAAGALADELRAQLPPGRTVSFVGTRPRTKEVLQRRMYHADILKWLAEDDDSEEAPPAGAGDAPPEPAAPPEPEAQQLRGGGQL encoded by the exons ATAGCagagcggcggcggcggcggaggcgggcgcgggcgcgggcggcggcgaggGCTCGCTGGAGCTGGGCAGCCGCTCGTCGCTGCACGCCGGCCTGCCCATGACCGAGGACGAGCACTGGGAGATGAACTACCACGAGGCCGCCATCTACCTGGAG GAGGGGCTCAACAACGAGAAGTTCGACTCGCACCCGTCGAGCCCGGAGGAGCTGCCGGCCTACCTGCGCGTGCACAACCCCTGGTACCACGGCCTGGACCTGCTGGCCTCGCTCGTGCTCATCCTGCTGGCCTTCAGCGAGGAGCCCGCCGTGCCCGCCCTCAAG GGGATCACCCTCCTGGTCATGGTTCTAGAGGCCGTGGTGGTGCTGTGCCGCCAGGCGCCGCACGTGCGCGCGTCGCGGGCGCTGCGCCCCATCTTCCTGGTGGACACGCGCCACTGCGGCGGCGTGCGGCGCTTCATCCGCCAGATCCTGCAGTCGCTGCCGCCCATCCTCGACATGCTGG GTCTACTGATGTTCTTTGTGGCGACTTACTCGCTACTGGGCTACTACCTGTTCTCCGAGCACGTGGACAACGGCCACTTCCGGACCCTCAGCGACTCCTTCGTCAGCATGTTCGTGCTGCTCACCACGGCCAA cttCCCGGACGTGATGATGCCGTCGTACGCCAAGTCCAAGTGGTACGCCGTGTTCTTCATCCTGTACATCATCACCGTGCTGTACGTGCTCATGAACCTCATGCTGGCCGTGGTGTACGAGACCTTCACGCGCATCGAGCGCGACAAGTGCCGCGCGCTGCTGCTGCACCGGCGCGGCGCCGCGCGGCGCGCCTTCCGCCTGCTGGTgtcgcgccgcgcgccgcgcgccgTGCGCCTGCGCCACTTCGCCGGCCTGCTGCGGCACGCGGCGCCGAGCGCGCGCGCGCTCGACGCGCTGCTCACCTTCCGCCTGCTCAACCGCAGCGGCTCCGGCGGCCTGTCGCGCGCCGAGTTCGCGGCGCTGTACGACGCGCTGGCGCTGCGCTGGGCGCCGCAGGCCGCGCGCGCGCCGTGGTACGCGGCCGGCGCGCTGGAGCCGCTgggccgcgccgccgccgccgccgtggCGTGGCCGCACTTCGAGCGGCTGGCGTGCGCGCTGCTGGCGGCCAACGGCGCCGCCATGGCGCTGCGCGCGTGCCAGGCGGCGGGCGACGCGCGGGCCGGCGCGCGCCTGCTGGGCGCCGCGTGGGACGCGTGGCTGTTCGCGGCGCTGGCGCTGCTGGAGGCGGGCGTGCGCGCGCTGGCCGCGGGCGCCGAGCGCTACCTGGCCAGCGGCTGGAACGTGTTCGACCTGGGCGCCTCGCTGCTGGCGCTGCTGGGCGCCGCGCTGCTGTCGCTGGCGCCGgagctggcggcggcggcggcgctgcgCCCGCTGCGGCTGCTGCGCCTGTACAAGCTCAAGAAGCGCTACCGCGACGTGTTCGGCACGCTGGTGCTGCTGTCGCCGCTCATGTCGTCGGCGGGCTGCGTGATGCTGGTGCTGTACTACTTCTTCGCCATCGTGGGCATGGAGCTGTTCGCGGGCGCCGAGCTGCGCGACTGCTGCGC GAACACGTCGGTGGAGGAGTTCTACAAGTCCTCGCGCAACGGCTCGGCGGCGCCGGGCTACTACTACCTCAACAACTTCGAGAACCTGCTGACGAGCGGCGTGACGCTGTTCGAGCTGACGGTGGTCAACAACTGGTTCGTGCTCATGAACGCCTACGCCGCCGTAGTGGGGCAGCTGAGCCGCATCTACTTCATGGTGTTCTACCTGTTCACCATGGTGGTGCTCACCATCGTGGTGGCCAGCGTGCTGGAGGCCTTCCGCTTCCGCATCCAGTACAAGCGCAGCACGAGCAAGCGCGACG AGGAGAAGCTGCTGCACGAGGAGGTGCACACGAGCTGGGAGGAGGCGCAGCGGctgggcgcggcgggcgcgctgGCGGACGAGCTGCGCGCGCAGCTGCCGCCCGGCCGCACCGTGTCGTTCGTGGGCACGCGCCCGCGCACCAAGGAGGTGCTGCAGCGCCGCATGTACCACGCCGACATACTCAAGTGGCTGGCCGAGGACGACGACAGCGAGG